The region AACTTAAGAATGTATATCGTACAGTGTCAAGACTTGCTCGATGATAGAATCGAGATAAGATGACATTAGGTGACTGGCAATTGGTCGATGAACTTATAAGTTGATTCTCCTGGTAAGGTGTTTCCGGTATTGAGCGCCTTGCCTGACGGTTCTCGAGTAGTGACCGTTATACTTTCACTGCAATTATCCACCGTTGTTAGAGCAATGTCATTACCTCACCTTTCCTTTAGCCTTGGCTGCGGTTAATCTGCTCTATGTATCCACCTCTGTCTTTATCCCATCTTATTAATAATTGGATCAATTATTCGTCGATGATGTGGCCACGGGTCTTATAGTTAGCTGCCGTGCATCTATACATGGCTCGAAGCTGTTTTCCTTTGATATTCACCCGCGGCAGCACAGCGTGATGCCAATTTGTAACGGTTgtttgttttagttttttttaacacaagCGTGTTACTCGCTGTGAGCTTGCGGCACCTGAAGAGCTCTTCACACAAGCTGCTCAAATCGCTAGTTCGTTGATCGATTGATCTCAAATAGACAAGGCTGTTGAAGGCACGAAATTTCTAAGGCAAGATCAAATTGAAAGTATTTTGACATCACGCTCATTTGAAGATACGTCCGTGAAACGCGGATCACGCTTTGATTCAGCACGCCTGTCTAACCCAGCGTTCCATATTTTCCGGTGCTTACCTCTTGACCTTTGAATTTGCCGACATAAAAACATGTTGCTCTCTTTCAAAGTTTAATGCGATCAAACTCAGCGTGAACCTTTATTCGTCCCCATTCGGTTTGCTCCTTTTTTTGCCATCGGAATTGTGTCGATTGTCTATTTGCGAAACTTTCGAGGTAATGTGGTAACGCTTTTTGATTCGGAGCAACGAGTGCTTCGCTGAATTTCATTGTAATGAAGAATAACACGTTAAATTGGTGGTCGATTAACTTTTATTGTTAAcgagtataatataaacatgTAAGTCAATATAAAAGCGCCTAACAACGGCCTTACACCATCAccacttattgttagcttgTATTGGTAATTATTAAGTAGGTTGATTACATTGAATGCGTATAATCAGCAGTCTcttgaagtatttttttaacttgtgaataatttcttatCCGATCAGTACATCGGAGCATCGATTATCCCCATGGAGGATACGACGGTTTCTCTGCCGCTGCATGTTGCAGTGCGTTAGCGATGGCATTTTCCTTCGCTGCAACGATGTCCTTTTgctggaaaataaaagaaaacagttGTTATTACCGATTCATGCCCGTGACACCAGCTGAATAATTAGAAACGTCTTAGAATAATTGTAAGCGAATCAATGGAAAAAATGCCAACGCACCCTGGCTTCTTCTTCACTGATACTAATCTGTTTATCGACGTCTTGTTTCTTCAGTTCCGCGGCTGTGGCAGTGGCTGTTCTCTGGATGGCTGCAGCAGCGGCGGCTTCTCTGGCCGCAGCGACTCTTTGGGCAGCTGCAACCGCGTCCTTCAGGGTCGCGAGTCTCTGCTGGGAAGCAACCAGCTGTCTGGCACTGGCTCTGGCCTCGGCTATAGCATGGGCTGCGATTTCCTGGGACCTTTGTCGCGAAAATATTAGATGGTAACAAAAAGATGATTCATGTTTCAGGATCGAGTCAAGGAAACTGTACAGTCACCTGTGAGCCGCCTCTCTGGCGTTCGCCTCCTTGGCGATGGCGATCTTCTGCTGAAGATAAGCAGCCTGTTTGGCATCCGCGACTCTTTGCTGAGCCACAAGGACGTTGCGACTCGCATCCTTCGCCTGCTGGATCGCCCGGATCACTTCCGGCGGATAGGCGATGCTCGGTGTACCCATCGGGAGATCTCTCAACGCCTTTTAATTCAAACGAAAAGTCGAATTAATGTTGGTACGACCTTTTGCCAATCAGAAAAgctgatttttctttcagtctTTTCGTCGGTATCTCTCGGGACCGTTCACTCACTTGGAGAGCGATGTCGTGAGTTGCCTGCAGCTGAATCTGACCCAAAGCTGCGTCAGGGCTGGCCCATCCATCAGCGGCGTAGCCGACAGGCGCCCATCCGGTGGATCCAAAGGCTGGAGTTCCTCCGAAGACGTCGTATCCTGGGACTCCGAAAGCTGAGACACCGCGTTTATCCTTGGGCTTGGAATCGGGGGACTTTTGGATCTCCGTAACGGCGACAGCCATCGAGACGGACAGGAGAATCTGTATGTAATATTTCGACATTACAAAAAGTATAGTTTGTATcagctttttattttcataaatcttGGCGCGAATTACCAATAGAGCGGTCTTCATCTTGCTGATACCTCGGTGATGGCACTGGCGACTTTATCCCGACGATCCGACCCTTATATACCGCAAGAAAGACACAGGGAAACACGCCCATGGTTGTTAACGTAATTACGGAGTTAATTAAAACTACGTATTACAGAGTTTTGCGTAAAAATACGGGTCCCTGTATCGGACAAATTATAGGCCTTGGCTTCCTACTGCAAAAGATTGGGTGATGCCTTTCGCGAATACCTCTTCTGCTTGTGCGTTACACGGAACTCGGAAGACAGCTGGTAATTTTAGATCGTACCAACCTACACCTTATCAGATATCCACCTGCACCGTCTATCGGTAAAGTATATTATGTACTTATCcattttcgtttatttgtaGAGATCGTGCGAACCGTTTATCAAACCGATCAATGTTGGAGATAATTTAACAACCGTGGAGAAAGagacttacaattagaaaagaaaacagagCTTTTAGAGaaagtttcattttgaaataccCAATTTACAGTATAAAACGAAAGGGTTATTCCAGCAGAATTGAGCCGTATATGAAATGCGCTTATCAGCGGGTTTGGTTGAATTTCCTGccaggtttttgttttcaaatacgAACCTCGATTAAGGACATCtcgaaaattgttattttgtttgttatttaGGATTATAATTAACAGCGAACAAAATGTATGGTCAACTTGCATTTTATTTCGTAACAAAAAAAGtattaatattacatttttctaGTCATACTCGCTCTGAACGCTTGTAGGATCACTACAAGTGTTTTCATGCCGCatgaaacatattttcaaagcatcagaaaatttttcat is a window of Neodiprion fabricii isolate iyNeoFabr1 chromosome 6, iyNeoFabr1.1, whole genome shotgun sequence DNA encoding:
- the LOC124185827 gene encoding nuclease SbcCD subunit C-like produces the protein MKTALLILLSVSMAVAVTEIQKSPDSKPKDKRGVSAFGVPGYDVFGGTPAFGSTGWAPVGYAADGWASPDAALGQIQLQATHDIALQALRDLPMGTPSIAYPPEVIRAIQQAKDASRNVLVAQQRVADAKQAAYLQQKIAIAKEANAREAAHRSQEIAAHAIAEARASARQLVASQQRLATLKDAVAAAQRVAAAREAAAAAAIQRTATATAAELKKQDVDKQISISEEEARQKDIVAAKENAIANALQHAAAEKPSYPPWG